The following proteins are encoded in a genomic region of Nocardioides renjunii:
- the rfbB gene encoding dTDP-glucose 4,6-dehydratase, translating into MDRLLVTGGAGFIGSNFVHHVIAHTDLRVTVLDKLTYAASREALAGLPEDRVELVVGDIAEAEVVDPLVAEHDAVVHFAAESHNDNSLNDPSPFIRTNILGTYTILEAVRRHDRRLHHVSTDEVYGDLELDDPKRFTEDTPYNPSSPYSASKAGSDHLVRAWVRSFGVRATVSNCSNNYGPWQHIEKFIPRQITNVIDGVRPKLYGSGENVRDWIHADDHSSAVLRILEQGRVGETYLIGADGEKNNLEVVRLILKLMGRPEDDFDHVNDRAGHDLRYAIESGKLRQELGWAPKFQDFESGLADTIAWYQEHEDWWRPHKDATEAKYAEKGQ; encoded by the coding sequence ATGGATCGCCTTCTTGTGACCGGCGGCGCGGGGTTCATCGGCTCGAACTTCGTGCACCACGTCATCGCCCACACCGACCTGCGCGTGACCGTGCTGGACAAGCTCACCTACGCCGCCAGCCGCGAGGCGCTCGCCGGGCTGCCGGAGGACCGGGTCGAGCTCGTCGTCGGTGACATCGCCGAGGCCGAGGTCGTCGACCCCCTCGTCGCCGAGCACGACGCGGTCGTGCACTTCGCGGCGGAGTCGCACAACGACAACTCCCTCAACGACCCGAGCCCGTTCATCCGGACCAACATCCTCGGGACCTACACGATCCTCGAGGCGGTCCGCCGGCACGACCGGCGCCTGCACCACGTGTCGACGGACGAGGTCTACGGCGACCTCGAGCTCGACGACCCCAAGCGCTTCACCGAGGACACCCCCTACAACCCGTCCTCCCCCTACTCCGCCTCGAAGGCCGGCTCGGACCACCTCGTCCGCGCCTGGGTCCGCAGCTTCGGCGTCCGGGCGACGGTCTCGAACTGCTCCAACAACTACGGTCCCTGGCAGCACATCGAGAAGTTCATCCCGCGCCAGATCACCAACGTCATCGACGGCGTCCGCCCCAAGCTCTACGGCTCGGGCGAGAACGTCCGCGACTGGATCCACGCCGACGACCACTCCTCCGCGGTGCTGCGGATCCTCGAGCAGGGCCGCGTCGGCGAGACCTACCTCATCGGCGCCGACGGCGAGAAGAACAACCTCGAGGTGGTGCGCCTGATCCTCAAGCTGATGGGCCGTCCCGAGGACGACTTCGACCACGTCAACGACCGCGCCGGCCACGACCTGCGCTACGCCATCGAGTCGGGCAAGCTCCGCCAGGAGCTCGGCTGGGCACCGAAGTTCCAGGACTTCGAGTCCGGCCTCGCCGACACCATCGCGTGGTACCAGGAGCACGAGGACTGGTGGCGCCCCCACAAGGACGCGACCGAGGCCAAGTACGCGGAGAAGGGCCAGTGA
- a CDS encoding sugar nucleotide-binding protein encodes MSLPSPETLPRLEKTAIPGLVVVRLDRRDDDRGFFKENWQREKMLAVGLPDFGPVQNNVSFNSDRGVTRGIHTEPWDKFISLATGRIFGAWVDMRQGETFGATFTLEMDTSVAVFVPRGVGNSYQTLEDATAYTYLVNEHWRPGIAYPALALDDPTVAIDWPIPLAEAIISEKDQNNPRLDPATAIAPKKVLIVGALGQLGRALHAAHPDADRVDLFPGEGVSQLDLADAAAVSAWPWHEYAVVLNAAAYTAVDAAETPEGRVASWSANATGPATLAGLAREHGFTLVHYSSDYVFDGTAPLDPGHTEDEPLSPLGVYAQSKAAGDLAVGLAPRHYLLRTSWVIGEGKNFVRTMRALAEKGVSPSVVDDQVGRLTFTEELVRGTRHLLETGAPFGTYNLSNGGAPMSWREIAQAVFERSGRSAEDVSGTTTEAYAEGVLAQGNPFAPRPLNSALSLEKIRATGFEPEDALAALDRYLG; translated from the coding sequence GTGAGCCTCCCCTCCCCCGAGACACTGCCCCGTCTGGAGAAGACGGCGATCCCGGGCCTCGTCGTCGTCCGGCTCGACCGGCGCGACGACGACCGCGGGTTCTTCAAGGAGAACTGGCAGCGCGAGAAGATGCTCGCCGTCGGGCTGCCCGACTTCGGTCCGGTGCAGAACAACGTGTCGTTCAACAGCGACCGTGGCGTCACCCGGGGCATCCACACCGAGCCGTGGGACAAGTTCATCTCGCTGGCGACCGGACGCATCTTCGGCGCGTGGGTCGACATGCGGCAGGGCGAGACCTTCGGCGCGACCTTCACGCTGGAGATGGACACCTCCGTCGCCGTGTTCGTTCCGCGCGGCGTCGGCAACAGCTACCAGACGCTCGAGGACGCCACGGCCTACACCTACCTCGTCAACGAGCACTGGCGCCCCGGCATCGCCTACCCCGCGCTCGCCCTGGACGACCCGACGGTGGCCATCGACTGGCCGATCCCGCTGGCCGAGGCGATCATCAGCGAGAAGGACCAGAACAACCCCCGCCTCGACCCGGCCACGGCCATCGCGCCCAAGAAGGTGCTGATCGTCGGGGCCCTCGGCCAGCTCGGTCGCGCGCTGCACGCCGCGCACCCCGACGCCGACCGGGTCGACCTGTTCCCCGGCGAGGGCGTCTCACAGCTCGACCTCGCCGACGCAGCGGCCGTCTCGGCGTGGCCGTGGCACGAGTACGCCGTCGTGCTCAACGCCGCGGCGTACACCGCCGTCGACGCCGCCGAGACCCCCGAGGGCCGGGTCGCGTCCTGGTCGGCCAACGCCACCGGTCCCGCGACGCTGGCCGGCCTGGCCCGCGAGCACGGCTTCACGCTCGTGCACTACTCCTCCGACTACGTCTTCGACGGCACCGCACCGCTCGACCCGGGCCACACGGAGGACGAGCCGCTCTCGCCGCTCGGGGTCTACGCCCAGTCCAAGGCGGCCGGCGACCTCGCGGTCGGCCTGGCCCCGCGCCACTACCTCCTGCGCACCTCGTGGGTGATCGGGGAGGGCAAGAACTTCGTCCGCACGATGCGGGCGCTGGCCGAGAAGGGCGTCTCCCCCAGCGTGGTCGACGACCAGGTCGGGCGGCTGACGTTCACCGAGGAGCTGGTGCGGGGCACCCGCCACCTCCTCGAGACCGGTGCGCCGTTCGGGACCTACAACCTCTCCAACGGCGGGGCGCCCATGTCGTGGCGCGAGATCGCGCAGGCGGTCTTCGAGCGCTCGGGTCGCAGCGCCGAGGACGTGTCGGGGACGACCACGGAGGCGTACGCCGAGGGCGTGCTCGCCCAGGGCAACCCGTTCGCCCCCCGGCCCCTCAACTCGGCGCTCTCGCTGGAGAAGATCCGCGCGACCGGCTTCGAGCCCGAGGACGCACTGGCAGCGCTGGACCGCTACCTGGGGTGA
- a CDS encoding DUF2516 family protein — MNIYELQGTLFLVVLVVLLAIKGFAFINSLTYSAEAYDAAGKLTKTAWCAITGLGFAAQLILLGSPLNIISLAFTIAALVYLADVRPALREVTSHRR, encoded by the coding sequence GTGAACATCTACGAGCTCCAGGGCACGCTGTTCCTCGTCGTGCTCGTGGTGCTGCTCGCGATCAAGGGCTTCGCGTTCATCAACTCGCTGACCTACTCCGCCGAGGCCTACGACGCGGCCGGCAAGCTGACCAAGACCGCGTGGTGCGCGATCACGGGCCTCGGCTTCGCCGCGCAGCTGATCCTGCTGGGCTCGCCGCTCAACATCATCAGCCTGGCGTTCACCATCGCCGCGCTGGTCTACCTCGCCGACGTCCGTCCCGCCCTGCGAGAGGTGACGTCCCACCGCAGGTGA
- a CDS encoding helix-turn-helix domain-containing protein — MAKDKSAKTSAKTSAKTSAVVDSIGSLGDYLREQRLAAQLSLRQLADQVGVSNPYLSQIERGLRKPSAEVLQQLARALRVSAEQLYVRAGIVHPDPGQAGSVELAILADTGLTERQKHSLLDVYASFLALNDRPPASDQPPAE; from the coding sequence ATGGCCAAGGACAAGAGCGCGAAGACGAGCGCCAAGACGAGCGCGAAGACGAGCGCCGTCGTCGACTCCATCGGGTCGCTCGGCGACTACCTCCGTGAGCAGCGGCTCGCCGCCCAGCTCTCGCTGCGGCAGCTCGCCGACCAGGTCGGCGTGAGCAACCCCTACCTCAGCCAGATCGAGCGCGGCCTGCGCAAGCCGTCGGCGGAGGTCCTGCAGCAGCTGGCCCGGGCGCTCCGCGTCTCCGCCGAGCAGCTCTACGTCCGCGCCGGCATCGTCCACCCCGATCCCGGCCAGGCCGGCTCGGTGGAGCTGGCGATCCTCGCCGACACCGGACTCACCGAGCGCCAGAAGCACTCGCTGCTCGACGTCTACGCCTCGTTCCTGGCCCTCAACGACCGCCCGCCGGCCTCTGACCAGCCACCAGCTGAGTAG
- a CDS encoding asparaginase, translated as MPAAGLPVVAEIVRSGFVEGHHYGSVVALAADGSVDWSVGEVAAPVLPRSSNKPVQALAMVELGLDLPPDLLALACASHSGEPFHVEGVRRVLASAGLDESALQTPPDHPLDDAARDAVIRAGGEKTSILMNCSGKHAAMLATCVLRGWDTATYLDPAHPLQVAIRETFERLTGEPVATVAVDGCGAPLLSTSLIGLARAFATLATASEGPAHRVAEAIRRHPENVSGTTRDELALHRAVPGLIGKAGAESCYAVALPDGRAWALKTDDGAARVRPVLMAEALRRSGVLDEDGVDADAVARTGRLELLGGGVPVGEIRAAF; from the coding sequence ATGCCTGCCGCTGGTCTGCCCGTCGTGGCCGAGATCGTCCGCTCCGGATTCGTCGAGGGGCACCACTACGGCTCCGTCGTGGCGCTGGCCGCCGACGGCTCGGTCGACTGGTCCGTGGGCGAGGTGGCCGCACCGGTGCTGCCCCGCTCGAGCAACAAGCCGGTCCAGGCGCTCGCGATGGTGGAGCTCGGGCTCGACCTCCCGCCGGACCTGCTCGCCCTCGCCTGCGCCTCCCACTCCGGTGAGCCCTTCCACGTCGAGGGCGTACGCCGCGTCCTCGCCTCGGCGGGCCTGGACGAGTCGGCCCTGCAGACCCCGCCCGACCACCCGCTCGACGACGCCGCGCGCGACGCCGTGATCCGGGCGGGCGGCGAGAAGACGTCGATCCTCATGAACTGCTCGGGCAAGCACGCCGCGATGCTGGCGACCTGCGTCCTGCGCGGCTGGGACACCGCCACCTACCTCGATCCCGCGCACCCCCTGCAGGTCGCCATCCGCGAGACCTTCGAGCGCCTGACGGGCGAGCCGGTCGCGACGGTCGCGGTCGACGGGTGCGGTGCCCCGCTGCTGTCGACCTCGCTGATCGGGCTCGCCCGCGCCTTCGCCACCCTGGCCACCGCGTCCGAGGGCCCGGCCCACCGGGTGGCCGAGGCGATCCGCCGGCACCCGGAGAACGTCAGCGGCACCACGCGAGACGAGCTCGCGCTGCACCGGGCCGTCCCCGGCCTGATCGGCAAGGCCGGCGCGGAGTCCTGCTACGCCGTCGCTCTTCCCGACGGTCGGGCGTGGGCGCTCAAGACCGACGACGGCGCCGCACGCGTACGCCCCGTGCTGATGGCCGAGGCGCTGCGTCGTTCGGGCGTGCTGGACGAGGACGGGGTCGACGCGGACGCCGTCGCGCGGACCGGCCGGCTCGAGCTGCTCGGTGGCGGCGTCCCCGTCGGCGAGATCCGTGCTGCCTTCTAG
- the cysC gene encoding adenylyl-sulfate kinase, which translates to MIQHCPTPTELDDLELLVSGAYAPLTRFNEPGSPVTLALPEGHTEAELVDPEGLPLARVSSDGTLEQLTHAQHGPFRRLHLTPAQVREAYAGATFVPVADALTEGDLEELRGLGRVVLVALMGTGTPSLSPVALVRATLAAAELLDDAGVVAVPLPSHGDAEADHALGAQVVGTYAGPDPVHALGDSSGPYPAAVAAIVDEDRPAPDEQGLVLFFTGLSGSGKSTLAQALIDRLLERGGRSVTSLDGDVVRRHLSAGLTFSKADRETNIRRIGWVAAEVARHCGVAVCSPIAPFAETREQVRQMVEAAGGAFFLVHVATPLEECERRDRKGLYAKARAGEIPEFTGISSPYEEPEDPAVRVDTTGRTIEDALEDVLVALDEAGYLHLAGAVSAGA; encoded by the coding sequence GTGATCCAGCACTGCCCGACGCCGACCGAGCTCGACGACCTGGAGCTCCTGGTCTCCGGCGCCTACGCCCCCCTGACGAGGTTCAACGAGCCCGGCAGCCCGGTCACCCTCGCCCTGCCGGAGGGCCACACGGAGGCCGAGCTGGTGGACCCCGAGGGCCTGCCGCTCGCCCGCGTCTCGAGCGACGGCACGCTGGAGCAGCTGACCCACGCGCAGCACGGCCCCTTCCGCCGGCTGCACCTCACGCCCGCGCAGGTCCGGGAGGCGTACGCCGGCGCGACGTTCGTCCCGGTCGCCGACGCGCTGACCGAGGGCGACCTCGAGGAGCTGCGCGGCCTCGGCCGTGTCGTCCTGGTGGCGCTCATGGGCACCGGCACGCCGTCGCTGTCCCCGGTCGCGCTCGTCCGCGCCACGCTGGCCGCCGCCGAGCTCCTCGACGACGCCGGCGTGGTCGCCGTACCCCTGCCCTCCCACGGCGACGCCGAGGCCGACCACGCCCTCGGCGCCCAGGTGGTCGGCACCTACGCGGGCCCCGATCCGGTGCACGCCCTGGGCGACTCCTCCGGCCCCTACCCCGCCGCCGTCGCAGCGATCGTCGACGAGGACCGCCCCGCGCCGGACGAGCAGGGACTCGTCCTCTTCTTCACCGGCCTGTCCGGCAGCGGGAAGTCGACGCTCGCGCAGGCCCTCATCGACCGGCTGCTCGAACGCGGCGGCCGCTCCGTGACCAGCCTCGACGGCGACGTCGTGCGCCGGCACCTGTCGGCCGGGCTGACCTTCTCCAAGGCCGACCGCGAGACCAACATCCGCCGGATCGGCTGGGTGGCCGCCGAGGTGGCCCGGCACTGCGGGGTCGCGGTCTGCTCGCCCATCGCCCCGTTCGCCGAGACCCGCGAGCAGGTGCGGCAGATGGTCGAGGCGGCCGGCGGCGCGTTCTTCCTGGTCCACGTCGCGACCCCCCTCGAGGAGTGCGAGCGCCGCGACCGCAAGGGTCTGTACGCCAAGGCGCGAGCCGGCGAGATCCCGGAGTTCACCGGCATCTCCTCGCCCTACGAGGAGCCCGAGGACCCGGCCGTGCGCGTGGACACCACGGGCCGCACGATCGAGGACGCGCTCGAGGACGTGCTGGTCGCACTGGACGAGGCGGGCTACCTCCACCTCGCCGGAGCGGTCTCGGCGGGCGCATGA
- a CDS encoding arsenate reductase/protein-tyrosine-phosphatase family protein → MSEPLRVLFVCTANICRSPAMEVIARDLAGDADVVFSSSGTHARDGHPMNPEMTASLPTGTSGSVDAFRSRHLSTAVLDEADLVLTAEAVHRRHILDDHPQLHRRVFTLGQFRAAVADLPGLSGRELVAAAGQRSTPALPEHDVADPYRRGKAAAERATGTITDMLSVVVPRLVGDR, encoded by the coding sequence ATGAGCGAACCGCTCAGGGTGCTCTTCGTGTGCACCGCCAACATCTGCCGCTCGCCCGCCATGGAGGTCATCGCGCGCGACCTCGCGGGCGACGCGGACGTCGTCTTCAGCAGCTCCGGCACCCACGCCCGCGACGGCCACCCGATGAACCCCGAGATGACCGCCAGCCTGCCCACGGGCACGTCCGGCTCCGTCGACGCGTTCCGCAGCCGGCACCTCTCCACTGCGGTGCTCGACGAGGCCGACCTGGTCCTCACGGCGGAGGCCGTCCACCGCCGGCACATCCTCGACGACCACCCGCAGCTGCACCGCCGGGTGTTCACCCTGGGGCAGTTCCGGGCGGCCGTCGCCGACCTCCCGGGGCTCAGCGGACGCGAGCTCGTGGCCGCCGCGGGACAGCGGAGCACGCCCGCCCTGCCGGAGCACGACGTCGCCGACCCCTACCGGCGCGGGAAGGCAGCCGCCGAGAGGGCGACCGGCACAATCACTGACATGCTGAGCGTCGTCGTTCCCAGACTCGTCGGAGACCGCTGA
- a CDS encoding sulfite exporter TauE/SafE family protein, with the protein MLEFLTVTFFSILAAGFVVGIVVGLTGMGGGALMTPALIFLGVGEAATVVTADLTAAAVYKTGGAIVHKREGSPNMQLAKWLMIGSIPMALLGPHLVSWVVSPEDIDDALKLCIGFALLLAAATYAMRLYLNLRRVRGGEHPDDSPAIRPVPTLLVGALGGLLVGITSVGSGSVIMIALLMLYPGLSAVRLVGTDLVQAVPLVLAAAISNIALHGLDWGILIPLVLGSVPGTLIGSAIAPRVPQSFIRRGIVVVLTMSGVALLDKAGWAPLGKEETHPILIAGVGVAVLVVLPVVWGFLRKQQGLPMFGSPTIAQLEDPAYRPGLVGMKRVDDS; encoded by the coding sequence ATGCTCGAGTTCCTCACCGTGACCTTCTTCTCGATCCTCGCGGCCGGCTTCGTCGTCGGCATCGTGGTCGGGCTGACCGGCATGGGCGGCGGTGCGCTGATGACACCGGCGCTGATCTTCCTCGGCGTCGGCGAGGCGGCCACGGTCGTGACGGCGGACCTCACCGCGGCCGCGGTCTACAAGACCGGCGGCGCGATCGTGCACAAGCGCGAGGGCTCGCCCAACATGCAGCTGGCCAAGTGGCTGATGATCGGCTCCATCCCGATGGCGCTGCTCGGCCCGCACCTCGTCTCGTGGGTGGTCTCCCCCGAGGACATCGACGACGCCCTCAAGCTCTGCATCGGCTTCGCGCTCCTGCTCGCCGCGGCGACGTACGCCATGCGGCTCTACCTCAACCTCCGGCGGGTCCGCGGCGGCGAGCACCCCGACGACAGCCCGGCCATCCGGCCGGTGCCGACACTCCTGGTGGGAGCCCTCGGCGGCCTGCTCGTCGGCATCACCAGCGTCGGCTCGGGATCGGTCATCATGATCGCGCTCCTGATGCTCTACCCCGGCCTGTCGGCGGTGAGGCTGGTCGGCACCGACCTGGTCCAGGCCGTCCCGCTGGTGCTGGCCGCGGCGATCTCCAACATCGCGCTGCACGGCCTCGACTGGGGCATCCTCATCCCGCTCGTCCTGGGATCCGTGCCCGGAACGCTCATCGGCTCCGCCATCGCCCCGCGCGTGCCGCAGTCCTTCATCCGCCGCGGCATCGTCGTCGTCCTGACCATGAGCGGCGTCGCCCTGCTCGACAAGGCCGGCTGGGCGCCGCTCGGCAAGGAGGAGACCCACCCGATCCTCATCGCCGGGGTCGGGGTGGCGGTGCTCGTGGTCCTGCCCGTCGTCTGGGGCTTCCTGCGCAAGCAGCAGGGCCTCCCGATGTTCGGCTCCCCCACCATCGCCCAGCTCGAGGATCCCGCCTACCGACCCGGACTGGTCGGCATGAAGCGCGTCGACGACTCCTGA
- a CDS encoding BKACE family enzyme, which translates to MSDALLITVAPTGAETAKADCPQLPTTPEEIARTAAECEGAGAAMIHLHVRDGDHQPTLDRSLLREWVAAVRESSSLVVQLSTGGSVHDPLDERLEVLDAMPDSCSLTMGTTNFGDDVFLNPWPFVKDLYQLALERGVAPEFELFDLGQVHALGRLIREHGTPVGGRVHVDFVMGVPGGMPGTAPALVAGVAALPPEVTSWSATGIGRSTLAVAMASLSMGGHLRVGMEDVLTISRGVPVESNAQLVSRAVDLGRIAQRTPMSPAQCRELLGLS; encoded by the coding sequence ATGTCCGACGCTCTGCTGATCACCGTGGCCCCGACCGGCGCCGAGACGGCGAAGGCCGACTGCCCACAGCTGCCCACCACTCCCGAGGAGATCGCCCGCACCGCGGCCGAGTGCGAGGGGGCCGGCGCGGCGATGATCCACCTCCACGTCCGCGACGGCGACCACCAGCCGACGCTGGACCGGTCCCTCCTGCGCGAGTGGGTGGCCGCCGTGCGCGAGTCGTCGTCGCTGGTGGTGCAGCTCTCCACGGGCGGCTCGGTGCACGACCCGCTCGACGAGCGGCTCGAGGTGCTGGACGCCATGCCCGACTCCTGCTCGCTGACGATGGGCACCACCAACTTCGGCGACGACGTCTTCCTCAACCCGTGGCCCTTCGTGAAGGACCTCTACCAGCTCGCCCTCGAGCGCGGGGTGGCCCCGGAGTTCGAGCTGTTCGACCTCGGCCAGGTGCACGCCCTCGGGCGCCTCATCCGGGAGCACGGCACCCCTGTCGGCGGTCGGGTGCACGTGGACTTCGTGATGGGCGTGCCGGGCGGCATGCCCGGCACCGCCCCCGCCCTCGTCGCCGGGGTCGCCGCCCTGCCCCCCGAGGTGACGTCGTGGTCGGCCACCGGCATCGGCCGCTCGACGCTCGCCGTCGCGATGGCCTCGCTGTCCATGGGCGGCCACCTCCGCGTCGGCATGGAGGACGTGCTCACGATCAGCCGCGGGGTGCCGGTGGAGTCCAACGCCCAGCTCGTCTCCCGCGCCGTCGACCTCGGCCGGATCGCGCAACGCACGCCCATGAGCCCCGCCCAGTGCCGGGAGCTGCTCGGGCTGTCCTGA